The Triticum aestivum cultivar Chinese Spring chromosome 3A, IWGSC CS RefSeq v2.1, whole genome shotgun sequence genome includes a region encoding these proteins:
- the LOC123060367 gene encoding uncharacterized protein: MEPQSRGSPASPGKPSAPELPEPYAEMRPLDVAPDEDAAVKPDRRTSSASSSSSRASSPGCVFQVDASEIRTPLVVAAADGDDDHADAGPAAPPKLPDDWASFSERSTGGGTVSAAPEAQTMAKPAVEGFNPDRIPASIFQPKPGAQADWSIASNESLFSIHGASLSISDDLYAPSRSHFDYFYDEAMAAGGGGYPDGKLPPLEEVPGSAMSDASEGRAIRRHENGSIGSSSNFSFAFPILAEPSTGTKESMGGYQQLQKEHEQSPPTPSNRRSQFEEMTTEERRPQKAGWCWCGECCGCCWFACSWPSCCCQWRWRCCSCSCSCPTCCQCSSWCL; encoded by the exons ATGGAGCCCCAGTCGCGCGGCTCGCCGGCCTCTCCGGGGAAGCCGTCGGCGCCGGAGCTGCCCGAGCCTTATGCGGAGATGCGGCCGTTGGACGTGGCGCCGGACGAGGACGCCGCGGTCAAGCCCGACCGGCGGACGTCATCGGCGTCTTCTTCTTCGTCGAGGGCGTCCTCGCCCGGGTGCGTTTTCCAGGTCGACGCGTCCGAGATACGCACCCCGTTGgtcgtggcggcggcggacggcgacgaCGACCATGCCGACGCCggtccggccgcgccgccgaaGTTGCCCGACGACTGGGCGTCGTTTTCGGAGCGGTCGACCGGCGGAGGCACGGTGTCGGCGGCGCCGGAGGCGCAGACGATGGCCAAGCCGGCGGTCGAGGGCTTCAACCCGGACAGGATCCCGGCGTCCATCTTCCAGCCCAAGCCGGGGGCGCAGGCGGACTGGAGCATCGCGTCCAACGAGTCGCTCTTCAGCATCCACGGCGCCAGCCTGAGCATCTCCGACGACTTGTACGCCCCCAGCAGGTCCCACTTCGACTACTTCTACGACGAGgccatggcggccggcggcggcgggtacCCAGACGGCAAGCTGCCGCCGCTCGAGGAGGTGCCGGGCAGCGCGATGTCGGACGCGAGCGAGGGGAGAGCGATCCGGCGGCACGAGAATGGCTCCATCGGCAGCTCCAGCAACTTCTCCTTCGCCTTCCCAAT ACTGGCGGAGCCGTCGACGGGGACGAAGGAGAGCATGGGCGGCTACCAGCAGCTGCAGAAGGAGCACGAGCAGTCGCCGCCGACGCCCTCGAACCGCAGGTCGCAGTTCGAGGAGATGACGACGGAGGAGCGGCGGCCGCAGAAGGCCGGGTGGTGCTGGTGCGGGGAGTGCTGCGGCTGCTGCTGGTTCGCCTGCTCATGGCCCTCCTGCTGCTGCCAATGGCGGTGGCGGTGCTGCTCCTGCTCGTGCTCCTGTCCGACCTGCTGCCAGTGCAGCAGCTGGTGCCTCTGA